From the Jeongeupia sp. HS-3 genome, the window GGGCTTGGCGGCTAGCGTGGTCGTCGACTCGGCCGGCACGCAGGATTATCACGTCGGCGAAGCGCCGGATCGGCGAGCGCAGGCGCACGCCAAAAAGCGCGGCTACGATTTGTCGGGCTTGCGGGCGCGGCAGGTTGAGCTGAGCGATTTTTCGCGGTTTGATCTGATTTTGGCGATGGATACGAGCCATATGCGCGTGCTGGAGCGTCATTGTCCGCCCGAGCATCAAGCCAAGATCAAGCTCTTCCTCGATTTCGCCAACCAGGCGCACGAGCGCGAAGTGCCCGACCCGTATTACGGCGGGGACGCCGGTTTCGAGCATGTGCTTGATCTGGTCGAGGATGGTTGCGCAGGGCTGCTGACCCATGTGCGCAACGAGCTGGCGCGGCGTGGCGATTAGGTTTTGTGCGGGAGACGGCAAAATTCGGCCTTTTGCCGCGTTGCCGGCTTGGTTGCGAGCCGGTAAGATCGCGCTCTTTGGTCTTCAGGGGAGTAGTCGCCTGCCTTGCGCAGGGGGTACGTCAACATACTTGGACTGCTGGTCCATGGCGTATCCGGCCGATTCCGTTCACGCGGGCTCGTGCTTGACAAGACCTGAGGTCTGCAAACCGTACACCCGGGTGGGCGACGGTAGGCAGTCCTCACGTCAGCCCGCCCTGGATACATAAGTCAAATGGACGCTTTCTTCGTCTCTACCGGTGTCGTCGCCCTCGCTGAAATCGGCGACAAAACCCAGCTGCTTGCACTTTTGCTGGCCGCGCGGTTTCGCCGTCCCTTGCCGATCGTGCTTGGCATCTTCGCCGCGACCATCCTCAATCACTTTGCCGCTGGCTGGCTTGGGCAATGGCTCGCCAGCCTGATGACTCCCGCTACCTTGCGCTGGGTCATCGGTTTCGGCTTTCTGGCCATCGCGGTCTGGACCTTGTTCCCGGACGAGATGGACGATGATGAGGCCCCGGTCAAGGCCTATGGCGCTTTTCTGGCGACGGCGGTGACGTTTTTCCTGGCCGAAATGGGCGACAAGACGCAGATTGCGACCGTGGCGCTGGCGGTGCATTACCATCCGCTGTGGATGGTGATCGCCGGGACGACGGTGGGCATGATGATTGCCGATGTGCCGGCGGTATTTGTCGGTAACTGGATTTCGCAGCGCATGCATCTGTTGCGCTATGTGCGCTTTGTGGCTGCGGCGGTGTTTGCACTCATGGGCGGGCTCGCGCTTGCCGGTGTAGGCACCTAAGCGCAATAACTAACTCATTCAATAACGCTGATAACGCGGGGAAACGATGCTCGACGCATTTTTCAAGCTCAAGGAGCACGGTACAAATGTTCGTACCGAGGTGATCGCCGGTTTCACCACCTTCTTGACGATGGCTTACATCATCTTCGTCAATCCATCGATCCTGTCGCTGACCGGCATGGACTTCAACGCGGTCTTTGTCGCAACCTGCCTGGCCGCAGCGATCGGCACGGCCATCATGGGCTTGGTGGCGAACTATCCGATCGCGCTGGCGCCAGGCATGGGCTTGAACGCCTACTTCACCTTCGCGGTGGTGCAGGGCATGGGCGTGCCGTGGCAGACGGCGCTTGGCGCGGTGTTCATCTCGGGCATCATTTTTGTGCTGGTGTCATCGTTCAAGATCCGGGAGATCCTGGTCAACGCGATTCCGCGCTCGCTCAAGCTGGCGATCTCGGCCGGTGTCGGCTTGTTTC encodes:
- a CDS encoding low molecular weight protein-tyrosine-phosphatase yields the protein MNKYSVVFVCTGNICRSPTADGVLLKMVEEAGLAASVVVDSAGTQDYHVGEAPDRRAQAHAKKRGYDLSGLRARQVELSDFSRFDLILAMDTSHMRVLERHCPPEHQAKIKLFLDFANQAHEREVPDPYYGGDAGFEHVLDLVEDGCAGLLTHVRNELARRGD
- a CDS encoding TMEM165/GDT1 family protein, coding for MDAFFVSTGVVALAEIGDKTQLLALLLAARFRRPLPIVLGIFAATILNHFAAGWLGQWLASLMTPATLRWVIGFGFLAIAVWTLFPDEMDDDEAPVKAYGAFLATAVTFFLAEMGDKTQIATVALAVHYHPLWMVIAGTTVGMMIADVPAVFVGNWISQRMHLLRYVRFVAAAVFALMGGLALAGVGT